One Sus scrofa isolate TJ Tabasco breed Duroc chromosome 10, Sscrofa11.1, whole genome shotgun sequence genomic window carries:
- the LOC110255592 gene encoding basic salivary proline-rich protein 2-like, which translates to MALPRGVLELDGKTSRESGAELGFGLTPEVQTGGVGGLPAPSFRGRVRTGHRPPWGPQVQARHPPRPTAPEPRRAGKAWGPAERGGGQRASAPGPRVPAARHEGAGETHYFPPRNDAQLLAPAGGCSRERRGGAGKPADVGLWGGGRSSGPAGDAGKPLPPVAERQPLTSGVFLKVNNKPRGGGGGRKSRSAAAPWGRRGWGGGGGAPSGARPERRPQTPDLLRAAGALSLRPPPPPPRLAGATRPPPERTPRPGPAGSLPPSPAARRLPSRRPHRAPGGPEALRGGGRTGGEEEGGGPPSRPLSSPRPPAPSSAAARAAAGPPPPPLQVTATAPPLSPPPSRARTPSGPPSGGGGGR; encoded by the exons ATGGCTCTTCCGAGAGGGGTTCTTGAACTGGACGGTAAGACCTCCCGGGAGTCAGGAGCCGAGTTAGGCTTCGGATTGACCCCCGAGGTGCAGACGGGTGGGGTCGGTGGCCTCCCGGCTCCCAGCTTTCGGGGGCGCGTCCGCACAGGGCACCGCCCACCTTGGGGGCCTCAGGTCCAGGCCCGTCACCCTCCCCGCCCGACCGCCCCCGAGCCGCGGCGGGCGGGCAAAGCCTGGGGCCCGGCTGAGCGCGGAGGAGGGCAGCGAGCCTCCGCGCCCGGGCCTCGGGTGCCCGCCGCACGCCACGAGGGCGCGGGGGAAACCCACTACTTCCCGCCCAGGAACGACGCCCAGCTCCTGGCTCCGGCTGGGGGGTGTTCTCGCGAGAGGAGAGGGGGCGCGGGGAAGCCCGCGGACGTGggcctgtggggagggggcagaagcaGCGGGCCGGCCGGGGACGCGGGGAAACCGCTCCCGCCAGTCGCGGAGCGCCAGCCCCTGACGTCAGGAGTTTTCCTCAAAGTCAACAACAagccccgcggcggcggcggcggccgcaaGAGCCGATCGGCGGCGGCCccgtgggggaggagggggtggggaggcggcggcggggccCCCAGCGGGGCGCGGCCCGAGAGGAGGCCGCAGACCCCCGACCTGCTCCGGGCCGCCGGGGCCCTGAGCctccgcccgccgccgccgccgcctcgccTCGCCGGCGCGACCCGGCCCCCGCCCGAGCGGA CTCCGCGGCCCGGCCCGgccggctccctccctccctcccctgcagcccGCCGCCTGCCCTCCCGCCGGCCGCACCGGGCTCCAGGGGGGCCAGAGGctctgcggggtggggggaggacaggaggggaggaggagggagggggacccCCGAGtcgccccctctcctccccccgccccccggctccATCCTCTGCCGCCGCCCGAGCAGCTgcggggccgccgccgccgcctttGCAGGTAACAGCCACCGCCCCCCCACTCTCGCCCCCTCCCAGCCGCGCCCGCACTCCCTCCGGGCCCCCCTCGGGCGGGGGCGGCGGTCGGTGA